CTCATCCATTCCTCTCGCGATTGAAGTTGTTAGCACAAATTGGCGCGATGATTATGCACATAAGATGATCGACTATGAAGCTTTCGGCATTCCTGAATATTGGATTGTCGATTATTTAGGTTTAGGCGGTATTCGTTATATTGGTTCTCCGAAACAGCCTACTTTGTCGGTTTGTCTGTTGGTAGATGGTGAGTATCAGATTAAGCTATTTCGGGGAGATGAGAGAATTGAGTCAGCGGTATTTCGCGAGTTGAATTTGACCGCACAGCAAATTTTTAATGGCGGCTAAATAAATCTATGGCTAATTGGGAAAGCGTTAAGCAAATCAAAAGAGGAGAATATGTCATCAAAAACCATCGACCAACTTATCATCAATTCTCCCTACGAAGAACCCAAACAATATTGGCATTACGATCGCACTTCTCGCCTATTCAACCTAACAGATGGGAGAAGACCCGCAGGCTATATCATTGCTTCAGAAAACTCCAAAACCTTCGACGATCCCGGTAAATTCGTTGAAATACCTTTAGTTAACCAAATCCGTCCCCGCGTCAAAGCTTGGAGTAGTCAAGGATACCCCGGAGTTACAGGCGTTACCAAGCGTCTGCTAGAACACTGGAACAACCGAGAAGAACGCAATAATCCTTTCTTTTTCTGTCAGTTAGAAGCCATAGAAACCTTAATCTGGATAACTGAATCTCCACTGTCCGAAAAAGTTGGCATTGATATTCCTTCAGATGGTGGAAACTTCAAACGTCTTTGCTCGAAAATGGCGACAGGTTCCGGTAAAACTATCGTGATGGCAATGCTGATTGCATGGCAAATATTAAATAAAATTACTTATCCCCAAGATACCCGTTTTTCTAAAGCTATTTTTATTGTTGCGCCGGGACTAACAGTTAAGAGTCGCCTGCAAGTTCTACTTCCATCTGCGGAAAATAACTACTACGAAGTTTTCAATGTTGTTCCTCTTGGTTTGTTCGACAAACTCCGTCAGGGTAAAGTTATAATCTGCAATTGGCACGCCCTGAATTGGGACAATGATGAGCAAATTGCCAAAAGGAAAGGCGTTGATAAACGCGGTGCTAAAAGTAATGAAGCTTACGCGCGCGAAGTGTTAGGAGAAATGGCAAATTCTCGCAATATTGTTGTCATTAATGATGAAGCCCATCACGCATGGCGTATTTCTGCTGAATCAAAAGTTAAAGGTGTTAGTAAAGAAGAATTAGACGAGGCGACAAAATGGGTTGGTGGACTCGATAGAATCCACCAAGCTAGAAAAATTTTAACCTGTTTTGATTTCTCCGCCACACCCTTTGCCCCTTCTGGCAAAAAAAGCTCAGAAGAAGCTTTATTTAGCTGGATTGTCAGTGATTTTGGCTTAAATGATGCGATCGAATCAGGTTTAGTAAAAACGCCTCGCGTCGTAATTCGTGACGATGGCAAACTCACAAAAGATTACAAATCTCGTCTCTACCATCTCTATCGAGATTCAGAAGTAAACGATGATGTGAATCGGAAAGCTAAACCCAACGAATCTCTCCCCGATTTGCTTAATAATGCCTACTATTTACTCGGAAAAGATTGGCTAGAAACTGCCAAAGATTGGCAAGAATCTGGCAATAAAGTTCCCCCCGTAATGATTTCTATTGCCAACCGTACCGAAACTGCGGCTAGAATTAAATACGCCTTCGATCGTAACAAAATTCAGATCGAAGAACTTTGCATTTCAGAACGTACTCTCCACATTGACTCCAACGTGATGAAAATGGCAGAATCCCAAGAAGAAAGTAGCGAAATACAAGACAAAATATCAGACGATAGCGAAGATGATACCTCTGATGATGAACCTATCCGCAAACTTTCCAAGAAAGAACAGGCAGAATATTTAAGAAAAACGGTTGATACAGTTGGTCAAATTGGAAAACCAGGAGAACAGATTCAAAATGTAATCTCAGTGGGGATGCTTTCTGAAGGATGGGATGCCAAAACAGTTACTCACATTATGGGGATTAGAGCATTTTCTAGCCAACTTCTCTGCGAACAAGTGGTAGGGCGAGGTTTACGGAGAACTGCTTACGACATTAACCCAGAAACAAACTTATTAGAAGCAGAATATGTCAATATTTTTGGTGTTCCCTTTACCTTTCTTCCCCACGAATCCGATGAAGGAACACCGCCCCCACCGCCGCCACCTAAAACTGAAATTAAACCAGATCCAGACAAGCAGCAGTTTGAAATTAGGTTTCCCAATATTGTCCGCATTGATTACATTTATCAGCCAGAACTCAAGCTGAATATGACTCAAGTTGATAGTTTAGAATTAGATGCCTTTGATAATAGCACGCTGGCAGAATTAGCACCGATTGTGGATGGCAAAGCAGATGTTACTAAAATTAAGGCAATTGACTTAGAAGATTTAGGTCGGAAATTTAGGATGCAAAAAATTGCCTTTGAGGTTGCTAGGGATATTTTTGAGGAGATGAAACCTGGTTGGAAAGGTAATAGAGAATATTTACTAGCTAAATTAATTCGATTAGTTGAAGAAGTGATCGATTCAGATTTAATTCAAATTACACCGCCATTATTTAGTTTAGATCAAATTAGGCGACGGATTCTGAT
Above is a window of Argonema galeatum A003/A1 DNA encoding:
- a CDS encoding BPTD_3080 family restriction endonuclease, which translates into the protein MSSKTIDQLIINSPYEEPKQYWHYDRTSRLFNLTDGRRPAGYIIASENSKTFDDPGKFVEIPLVNQIRPRVKAWSSQGYPGVTGVTKRLLEHWNNREERNNPFFFCQLEAIETLIWITESPLSEKVGIDIPSDGGNFKRLCSKMATGSGKTIVMAMLIAWQILNKITYPQDTRFSKAIFIVAPGLTVKSRLQVLLPSAENNYYEVFNVVPLGLFDKLRQGKVIICNWHALNWDNDEQIAKRKGVDKRGAKSNEAYAREVLGEMANSRNIVVINDEAHHAWRISAESKVKGVSKEELDEATKWVGGLDRIHQARKILTCFDFSATPFAPSGKKSSEEALFSWIVSDFGLNDAIESGLVKTPRVVIRDDGKLTKDYKSRLYHLYRDSEVNDDVNRKAKPNESLPDLLNNAYYLLGKDWLETAKDWQESGNKVPPVMISIANRTETAARIKYAFDRNKIQIEELCISERTLHIDSNVMKMAESQEESSEIQDKISDDSEDDTSDDEPIRKLSKKEQAEYLRKTVDTVGQIGKPGEQIQNVISVGMLSEGWDAKTVTHIMGIRAFSSQLLCEQVVGRGLRRTAYDINPETNLLEAEYVNIFGVPFTFLPHESDEGTPPPPPPPKTEIKPDPDKQQFEIRFPNIVRIDYIYQPELKLNMTQVDSLELDAFDNSTLAELAPIVDGKADVTKIKAIDLEDLGRKFRMQKIAFEVARDIFEEMKPGWKGNREYLLAKLIRLVEEVIDSDLIQITPPLFSLDQIRRRILITLNLRKIVQHIWQAIYLENTEKLEPVFDSEHPIRSTGDMRPWYTGKPCEYTQKSHINCSTFDSTWEASEAFELDRNENVDAWVKNDHLGFEILYIFDGVVRKYRPDFVVRLKNGDFLILETKGQQTRQDVAKWGFLDQWIKAVNQQAGFGYWQRAISRNPADVRMILEGIAAR